A stretch of DNA from Endozoicomonas sp. 8E:
TCCTGGATTACTACGCAACCGGAAAACTCAATGTTGACGTGGCCGAGCAGGTCGTTACTGGCATTGGTGCAGGCTGTGAACAGGCTGGCTGTGCCCTTATTGGTGGTGAGACCGCAGAAATGCCCGGTATGTATCAGGGCGAAGACTATGACCTGGCGGGCTTCTGCACCGGTGTCGTTGAAAAGTCCAATATCATTGATGGCAGCAAAGTCGCCGCCGGCGATGTTCTGATCGGCCTGAAGTCCAGCGGTCCGCACTCTAACGGATACTCCCTGATCCGCAAGGTTCTGGAAGTCAGTCAGGCAGACCTGACCAGTGAAGTCGACGGCAAACCTCTGGCTGAAGCCCTGATGGCTCCAACCCGAATCTACGTCAAACCCCTGCTGCAGCTTCAAAAAGAAGTACCAGTCCATGCTATGGCACATATTACCGGTGGCGGTCTGACTGAAAACCTGCCAAGGGTTATTCCTGATGGCTGTGTTGCTGTCATTAACACCAAGAGCTGGGAAATCCCGGAAGTGTTCAAACGCCTGCAGCAAGCTGGCAACATTGCCCAGTCAGAAATGTATCTGACCTTTAACTGCGGTGTTGGCATGATAGTCTGCGTTCCCCGGGAGCAGAGTGAACAGGCCGTTGCCAGACTCAATGAGCTGGGCGAAGAGGCCTTTATCATCGGCCATATGGAATCGGGTTCCGGCGACAAAGTCGTTTACCGTTAAGAGAAAGAAAGGGCTTGAGCTGCATTTTCTTAGCCTTGTTCAAGCCTTCTTCAATATGAGTTAAGAATCTTGAGAGCGGAAATGACGGATAACTATCGAGTCGTCGTATTGCTATCGGGCAGTGGTACCACTTTACAGGCCATTCTCGATCGGCAGGAACAGTATTGCTATCAGGTGGTCGGTGTGCTCAGCAACCGCCCTGATGCCCATGGTCTGGAGAGAGCCAGCAAGGCAGGGGTTGATACCTGTAGCCTTGACCATAAACGTTTCTCCAGCCGGGAATCATTTGATCTTGAGCTGGTGAAGCGTATTGATGAGTTTAAACCTGATCTGGTTGTACTTGCAGGCTATATGCGCATACTCAGCCGTGCTTTTGTTAAGCACTATCAGGGAAAACTGATCAATATACACCCTTCCCTGCTCCCCAGGCACAAAGGTTTGAATACCTATCAGTCAGCACTGGATGCAGGTGACAAAGAGCATGGAACATCGGTTCACTATGTCACGGAAGAGCTGGACAGTGGTTCTGTTGTAATGCAAGCGACGCTGGATATCACTGATGTTGATACAGCGAAGACGCTTGAACAGAGAGTCAAGGTCATGGAACACCAC
This window harbors:
- the purM gene encoding phosphoribosylformylglycinamidine cyclo-ligase produces the protein MSKSDRDTNSPVSSLSYKDAGVDIQAGNALVDRIKHVAKATSRPEVMSGLGGFGALCQIPSGYKEPVLVSGTDGVGTKLKLAMDLGKHDTIGIDLVAMCVNDLLVSGAEPLFFLDYYATGKLNVDVAEQVVTGIGAGCEQAGCALIGGETAEMPGMYQGEDYDLAGFCTGVVEKSNIIDGSKVAAGDVLIGLKSSGPHSNGYSLIRKVLEVSQADLTSEVDGKPLAEALMAPTRIYVKPLLQLQKEVPVHAMAHITGGGLTENLPRVIPDGCVAVINTKSWEIPEVFKRLQQAGNIAQSEMYLTFNCGVGMIVCVPREQSEQAVARLNELGEEAFIIGHMESGSGDKVVYR
- the purN gene encoding phosphoribosylglycinamide formyltransferase — protein: MTDNYRVVVLLSGSGTTLQAILDRQEQYCYQVVGVLSNRPDAHGLERASKAGVDTCSLDHKRFSSRESFDLELVKRIDEFKPDLVVLAGYMRILSRAFVKHYQGKLINIHPSLLPRHKGLNTYQSALDAGDKEHGTSVHYVTEELDSGSVVMQATLDITDVDTAKTLEQRVKVMEHHLYPKAIDWIASGRITIQNDAISLDKKPLGPQGYRISEKSIATAN